gTTCAGTGCTGTGGTCTCATGTTGCCCAGCTTTGATTCCAACATGTGTGAGTATCCAGCTCCTCACCGGACGCCCTGCAGGAGGCGAGGAGAGGAGTATTGAGGTTACTGAGGCGTATCTGTGTCGGGCACTCCGTTGGCATGCTCTCGAGGAGATCTCATGTCCTCACAATCCAGGGGCTTATGTAAGATGCTTTgaacaggagagagggaaataCCTAAACCAGCACATCTTAAGACTCTGTGTGCACACGCATTTGTTTGATgggatatagatatagatagaaatagatagatagagagggGAGTTCTCGATGCTGATGTTCAGTTGGCTCGGCGTTAAGCTCACAGAGATTAGCCAGCTCAGCTCAGCGCTGTGCGCAGGAGGGCGGGCGGGGCAGCGAAGAGGAACTACCCACAGCGGGGTTCAACGCCAGGGtaagggaggtggagagggtgTGGAGGCTTAAAGCCAGTCAGCCGGGGTCACACACAGGGAGAGGACAGAGCGTGACGACGGCGGGGCGTGTGGCTGGTGTACAACATGCATGGTGGGGAAAAAGacggagagaggtggaggatgaggaAATGAATGAACAGAGCGAGAGGCAGTGGTTCATTCATGCCGGTTGATATGCATTTTACAAGCTCGTATCTCATCCGGCAGACAGGACCTACATCTATATTGCATGTTCCACTGGGACTCTTTACGcatgttttcaaataaatactgCATTACTGTGATGTAGCAGGAATCTGAATCTGCTCAAGCTTTTTTCTCATAGTCTGCACTCTGATTGATGGTAGCCACTTTAGGAGAAATCCCCCCTGTGAGGATTTTGATTGTGAGACAATGTTTCCATAAAACAATCACATGCAAGAGGAGACAGAGGTTTGACTTAGCCAGATGAACAGCCTTTATCACGGCTGTCTGTCCCCAGACGGACTCGTGCATTGTTGCCATTTGCTCTGGGCCGCAAGTTAATTCGGTCACATTCTACGGAGAGGAGCTCCCTCCCCAAACGCAGAGCTTTGATGTGCAGATTTACAGGTCTTTGTTTCTATCTTTAGCCCTGCgactttgtgtttttccctcCTACTCCTGCTCCTCACTCTCAAACAGCGCAGCCAAGGCGATGCAATTATATCTGGCCTCATgctcccccccccaaaacagGAGGACAGCTTCATGGTGACCGCTCACTGCTGCCCGGGTCCACCTGGGACATCGCTGCGCAGTCCAAGCCAAAGTGTGCACAGAAACCGTCTAAATCCCTGACATCACAGCACATTAGCATCAAACCGGCTACCGTTTAATGACTCTTCACACCTGTCTTGTGACTGTTCACCAGGAAAGTTACTGTGCCCTCTCACCAGCAATGTGTCAGGCTATAATTCGTGGCTCCATTGTGCACTTCTCCCCACTGGTATTGTTTGTGAGAGCAACATGAGATGGGCCAGCCAGTGGCCATTTATCTTAATGAGAGCAGTTAACTCTTGGGCTGAGCTTTGGCTGCCGGCTccgcgcaaaaaaaaaaaaaaacccaccactGTGCCGGAGAACGTCCTCTTATCCTCCTACCTGCTGACTTGATTTCTAGGAATACATCTCGCCCTCTCGTTGAAACCTTAATTAGTTCTAAAGGAGATTAAATTATATgtaattattatgataatattttcatttattcaagATAACGGGCCGACTTTAGAGAACACAGTATTTGTCGGGAGAGAGCAATCTGCCTCACACAGTCAAAGCTATCAAGGCGTGAAATCAGGAATCCTGACGGcaacaaaatgtaatctttttcaTACAGAGGGGACAATAGAAGGAGCTGCATACTCTAAGTCTCCTTCTCCACTTTAATTAAAACAGCTCACtgagtctctccctctctcattcccccacctctctctctctctctcttaagtATGGAGGGCCAATTCTATCTCTATGCAGAATCTAGTTATTTCCCTTGCACTGAACTTGTCTTAAGCCCTTGCCAAGAATCTTTGAATTGCctttatttgcaattttttaataatttttttcacCTTTCCCCTATTCCCTCTTTTATTGAAATGAAGGTGACATGACTGAGAGATGCATTGTGATTTGATTTGGCAGGTTGTGAACGTAAACTACACATTGACAATGGATATAGATGGGCAGGAAGATAAACTTGTTTTGGGTTGGATTTAaagttcacattaaaaaaagatgcccTTTCAAAATACTTTGAGTGTAACTTAATGATCGCGTGGTTGGTCACACTTTACATTCATCGGCtctttgtgagaaaaaacaacactttgtttttcCGTCTGgtagattattatttatcatttacagCGTGTGATGTAAAACGCCGTATGATGTTTGTAATAAAGTCTGAATTTGTATACAACACTCCAGTGAATCGTATCGCAGTGTTTAAATGTACGCTTTCACTGAAAATGCTGCCTCGTGACTTTGCAAAAAAGAGAGGGATATAGTAAAGGGCGATTAAAAGGACATTCAGACCACATTCACAAATGACTtaatggaagagagagagttagCTGGCGAGAAGTTGGCATTTAGAAACTGGATTGAGGTAAGAATGTGCATGTTTGATTTTCTCTACCAGTCCAGTTAATGAATGCTGCAGTTCCGCATTCCGAATGCCTCATTATCTGCATACTCGTcgtttttgttttgcatatatGTTTTTACATCTTACAATAGTCAGGCTacagagaggtttttttttttttcaaggtgtCTTGCTGCCACAGTGGCATTAAGGATGATTCACAGCCCTGGTTTACTCCTCATGTGTTGCAGTCACTCCGACTCACCCCcctttttcctctcccctcccacctctcctcccccctgCGAGTCTAGCCCGAGGGCAGGTAGGGCATCTCGTTATGGTAGTTGTAGTCCGGGCAAACCTTCTGGACCAGGCGGTAGTCCGTACTGTAGAAGGAAATGTAGATACAGATGACCTTGAAAGGCTTTGAGCAAATCCAGGACACGTGGCTCTGAATCTGCTCCTGGAAGCAGGTCTTGGACGGGTCGTAGTTGCACAGCGACGTGCGCTTGCTGCGATCCACCTTTTCATAGTCCACGCGGCAGTTGAAGATCTTTGAGTCCTTAGGGTAGACCACGCTCTGGCGCTCCAGGTCAAACTCCACCGCCTTGACAGGTGGCACCAGGCTGACGGAGATGTTGCCCTGGCCCGTGGAGTTGTGGCGGAAGTAGACGCTGAACGTGCCGTTGCCGTGGTCCACAATCTTGCCGGTGATCAGCAGGTTAAGCCTCACCGTCTTGATATTGGAATAGAAGTCTCCCCAGCCAAACATCTTCTTGAACTTGCCCGTCTTAACGATGGGCCGGCGCTTGACCCTGGAGCTGGAGGCGTCGGGTTTGAGCAGGTCGCTCCCCAACATCTCCCAGAACTCCTGTTTAGAAAACTCCTGCTTGGAGAAAGGGACCGGGGAGCGGTAGGGCAGCTCCAGAGAGGTGGTGTTAGCAGCTCTGCTCTTACTGTGAAGCATCCATCGGCTCAGGGGCGAGAGGGGAGCCTGCTCGCTCAGGAGGCCCACCGTCTTGGAGGAGGCGTCCGAGGAGCTCTTGGGGCTGGAGGAATCGTCTTCTTGACCCAAGGCCAcctagagagagaggaggtggaggtggggatTGGAgaagaaaatagagaaagaaagaaggcagTTATCAGCAAGGAAGAAAACgtggacagaaaacaaattaaaggcTTAATCGATACTTAATTTACTTTTCATACCTCTAGTGGTAGTAACCGTGACATTCTATCaatgttatatataaaaataaatggtttaaatTTTGCAGGTATTGCTATTATTACATTCTCTTGTTTACGCGGGCGTGAGAGAAAATGCTCCTTTATGTCTAGTTTTCACAGAGCCGATGTAATTCCCTAAGCTCCCTAGTAATGGGCTCGTATGGCTCCTTCGAAGCTACTTGAGGCTAGAGGGATCAAAGAACAGATTCAAACAGAAAATCCACACCAAAACTGAATTCACATAAAGTCCATTAATCCTGTGGTCTTGGGCGgtttaatcaatatttgtgaGGGTGGACAATTTTCTACAAAGTCTATAATCCTGTAAAACACTAAAGCTCTGTCATTACGAAATGCTTTCTAAGGTGGTTTCTCTGACAACAGAGGTTGGAGGTTGATTTATGTACTTATATAATGTCTGGATGAACCAAAAGGAGCAGGATTCTGCCAATGTAGAAACTCGCAAAACATCATCCAAGGTTCCATATTAATGTTTCATCTCATTTTCAGTCAAATTAAGTCACATGAGGTCATCTAATTGGGGAGAAATTGTTCATATATAAAATCGTACAGGAAGAAACTCAAAGTAGAGAGCAGACTAAGCTGTGTTGCGAGGTTTTTGCTTCTTAAGCACTGCGCTGTGAGTCTGAGAACAGGGGAAACTATTATTGCCTCCAAAGATTTGGTCGGAGGATCAAAGTGTTTGAGGAAGGGGGAGGTGGGCAAGCGGGGGGCAGAAGAATAAAGTGTAATGTCCAATTAAGGCTTTTTTAATTAACGAAAAGTATCTGTatcggcacacacacaaagctgtcaGATGTTAACATCAACTGAGGGGGGGCGAATGGGAGTGAGGGAGATAAGACAGTGCTGCTGTGCTCAGCAGTAGATTTGTGaagagtgtgtgaatgaaagaGCAAAGTAATGGATAATTATTCAACGGTAATGATCTATTAACAGGTAGCTTTTGTCTAATGCCCAATGGAAGTCACAGCCTTATTGTGCCCTTTGGATATGGCagtggagaacacacacacacacaaacacactttgaatTTTAAGTTGTAAACGTGAACAATAAGTGATGCAAATGCAGGATAAGTTTGTGTATGCGCGCTCTACCCGCAGAGATTTTAAGATGATGCATAATGCATGCACTCCTGTCTGTGCTCTGATCCATCTACTGTCTTGACTGCCAGGGCTTCCTTATACAGGCTTAGTCAGGATTATTAAGTCTGACtcatttttattccattttatgCAGGTTTTTCGAGCCGGCTCACATTTGTTAGTGTGCACTGCAGTCAGTCAGCGATATtgattctctgtctctctaaaaCATGTATTTCCTTTCATAACAACGTGTATCGCATTTCAACTGCCTTTGCGAGGATTCCCGCTGATGTGGTTGTGGTCTGGTGTGTGGATTCAGATAAGAGGACCCCCCCGCCCCCTCTTCCTCTAATCTGGCCCTATTACCACGAGGGTGTTAGAGGGCCAGACACCCTGTCCTCTTGTTCCCTGTCTGCTGCTACGCTACACTGCCGCTCGGATCCTTAAGCCTCCCCACGAGGGCCAATAACTGTCTTGACGAGGACTTCTTCCTCTTGAATCAGATAGTTCTCATGGCTTCATTGAGAATCCCAAAGTCATTAAttatggacaaaaaaatatttgaagagCTTAAAACATatagatttatttgttttttttcagaggggGAGTTGAGGCCggtcaaaaaaataaaccattccCCACAGCTCTTACTGAAGGActagtttgtgtttgattgatcCTCACAGCACAGAGGGTACCACTCTGCCTTCCTCCCCAGATAGCACTTAAGAGCCCCTGTGGTGTCCCACAAAAAGGCCCTTTAGGGTTCTTGAAAAATATGTCACTCTTGATTTCTATCAAACTGCCCCATTGCTTTTAAGATCCTGATCATTTTGCCAGCCCCGCCGCTTGTCTAGAGTGACTCTCAGATGGCGCCAGCACTCGTATCTGAGCGAAAACATATTGCAGAAAGCTTTGCAGTAGCTTACATTTTGAGCAAGGCATGCCTCCCTCTCTTTTGCACACTCTTCATTAGAAAGCCTGAGAGGCCAGGCTTCAGAGGGGGGGATGAAGTGAGCATTGTGCTATTGTTGAACAGAAGATTTAAGCGTCTGGCACTGCTGGAGGTGTCAGATTCACTGTGCAGCATCATTTTGAAAGACAAATTTAAAATGAGCTTAATGTggctctgaaaaaaaagaaatgttcgCTGAGCCAGAGCTGCAATTAGAGGTGCAGCGAGAGAGCACATACTGTGTGGTCGTCCACACCACCTTTAAGGTTTTAAATGCAGTTGCGGTATAATTTCTGCAGGTGAATGTTGTGTAATATcactttttacagtttttcaaaCCCTAGGAGATCTAATGGACAATCAATGCATCTctgaggtcacagaggtcacacGTTCTACTGCAGCACACAAgttatttcatcatttaatataataacaatcaCTAGTTTTACACTCCACTCTGGAAAACTGCATACTGCTACACCACTCTCGCCACTCTGCATTTAACTGGGAGAGTATATGAGGTGTAAGATTTAACTATCAGCATACTTCCCTCCTTCAAATTGTGCAATGTAAGCAAGTGAGATGGCGTAGGAAAACCCAGAGTTCACTGTTAATTTCACTGTGTTACAAGATGAATGCACTGCTTCACTGTAGTGGaatatcctcacatttcagCTTGCACACctcaacattgttttgttaaaagttGAGCTCTCATGTGGTGCGCTTTGGATATTCATACCTCCCACTTGCTTTCTTGTTTAAATCACAGTACAAGAAGTCATCCTTTGATGATGCACCTCaaataatatctttttttttagttacattaaaaaagtgtttttttgagtTAAATTTTTTTAGAATTTCAATGACTTCAGCTTTAATGTGAAAGGTTTAATGTTCAAGCTGCCATACTAAAATATACACCAACTACCTATTGTAATATCCTAAAATGTTGCTTTCAAAGTCCAGAACAAGTTACTTTCAAActaagtttgttttgtttcatgaaGCTTGGCAAGATGTATCCCAGCTTTAAGTACTGTAGGCAAAGTGTGGGCGATGGGCAATCAGGTCTTAGTGAGGGGGCGGAGGTTCGGGGTgattttgtcatttgtcataTGTGCTAAGTGAGTCAGTGAAACGGCTGGAGAGGATGGGAGGTGGCTGCAGGCTCCGTCTCTGTGGTAATTGTGAGTCATTCAGCCTCAGTGAGCACCGGCCCCAGGCCTCTCTCCCAGCAGGGAGTGAGGGGAGGGGAGCGATCCACACAAGTCTGCCAGCTCCACAGGCAATAATCAGCCTGTTACAGTGACAGGTACACCGTTTTAACCCTTTTCCCCCGGTGTCAGAGGAACACTACGGCCATAATGCAGCAGAGAGATCAGGGAGCCACTTAGCCGAAACCAGTGCCATAACTCTCCCAGAAGCAGGGGACGGGTGACAGACCAGTGTGTCAAACAAAGGATCTTGTTCCAAGATCAGACTCCCACTTCAGTTTGATCATTCAGACTTAACATGTTAAGTTCCTGGATTTGAACGAGGGTTGCAGACATCCCACCAAGAGCTGCACACTTTATACTTCAAAGACGTGGAGACTGGAGCTAAaacaattattgattaatccatcaaaaactattttgattattgattcATAGTTAAAGTGATTTTCCTTGCAAATTAGCCAATGAGAATTTGCTGTTTGTCCCTGTTCTGTTTAATTGTAAATCCAATTTATTTGGGTCTCAGATTGTTGGTTGGAAGTAACAAGCAATTTCAGGACAACACGCATTtcgaaatttaaataaaatagaccaaataatgaattaattaaaggATCATTTAACAgtactttttttgtaataacaTTGAATAAAAGGACCGTGCTCATTGTGAAATTTGGTCGGTAGAGAATCAACATCTGACTTTGTAGTTCTGCTCAGCTCAACGGAGTGATTGAGTGTCTCTAAGCTTATTGTTTGGATGTTATGACCCAAATGTTTGCtggtttggttcagtctcaATGTTCTTATAGCTTCCAAAAAGGTAATAACTTGttaacatagtggagcattaatCGGCTAAAGAGCCAGGTATTTCcatcaggagttggtagagatcAAACTAGagctaaaaagagagagaatattggattTACAATCATCAGGTGGtaagaaacacaactccaaatgaatgctaatgttgctctgtaaatGAACAAACGTTTGCTAAAAAGTTTAGCTTATTAATATAACAGGTGACATTCTACTAACAACTCGTTTACGCTGCTCCCAAGTGGTCAAAAACTCATCTCTTGcagatttaaatacaattttgactTGTACCTGTATTGgtattttacattgttgtagTAGTGTATTAATGGAGTAATGGATCAAATATTTCTTTCCCCAATGtacattatacattaaaatgtGCAGAGGTGCAAagttctatgttttttttttcttactgatATATCTATTTTAGtaagtgaaaatatttaaatgtttacgTCACATATAACAGGCTACATGTGATAAaattccacatttatttaagatCTGCTTCATCTTGaaatttaaatcttaaaagtCTTGAACTTCAGATTATTAAACACATGCTTACTAGtctgtgtactgtatatatttcttTGGCGTGATGTTTGTTCAGAGTttgaaattgttatttttaaagatttgtaaTCTGAATTAAAGTAAATGAACTGATTGAAACAGAATCTTCCTGGAGAGCCACCCAGCCGGGCTGAAAGCATGTGCTTGTCGTGGGGATCTGACAAGTTCAATAAGCACTCCATTTTCCTTTGGCTGTTGAGTTGAACATTTTCTTCATCTCTAATATGACATcaatttttaattaaagacCCAGGCAGCACAGATTGCTTAAGTGTTCGTCAatgctttattcttttttttctctctgtctgctctcccTGTTTCCAGATCCAATATGCTCACTGCAGGAGACTTCTCAGTTACATGATTAAAGTCTGAAAATGGCTGTGCCCTTATAACTAATTATTCTTCTGGCTAGTGTAGATCCAAGAAACGTGGAGGGAAGGAAAGGTAATTTCACAAGAAACAAGCCATTTGACTCTTAATGAATAATTTACTTGGGCTTCTAGGGGTCACTGGAGCTTAGATCTGCAGTCGATGGACAAACTCCCGacactgaatgtttttattctaaacTCTTGTCCCGATCTATTCTTTTTGTCCTCCACCTGCTTTCCCAGCTCATTTTGGACATGTTCAGTTGTGTGGTCCCAGGGGAGTCGGGCTCATTTTGTATGCTCAGAGAGAAGCTTTGAATTGACTATCaagctttttacattacagGATATTGACAAGTTGGCGGAGCgaggacagagcagaggggACTGTTCCTCCTCCTGGTTCTCCCCAATTTAGCTCCAGGGAGCAGGAAGCAAAGCATGCACTGATGGAGCTGAGCTGATTAAAGCGCTGCTACAGCATGCTCACCTGTCTGGTAAAAGCTGGTATGCTGCTATTGTCTAATGGAGGTTCAGGTATGAGAAGCTTCAATTGAATGCAGTCTTGTCATGGCCCCGCTGTCTGACTTAATGCTCCAGTCTTTCTGTTGGATTTTGAATCCTGGAGCTTAAAAGCATGAATACCTGAACAGATACCAGTATCAATCCCAAACGTTAAACTTGAATTAATTATGCTTCCTTCTTCATTAAATTGCTTCAGTAAAGGTCAAATCAAAAAGTGTAACTGTGTGAACGGCTAACACTTAAGTAGAACTGAAAGGATATTAGTGGACAGCTTTAAATATGGATGTGGTTGACAGATGAGTTCACATTTGTATGGTGAACACGAATGCAAAGCATCTCTGATTGGTTTGAAGCTCTGCTTAGCTTTGCAGGCTGCATAATTATAAGACTACATTATGCCACACAGCTCAGACAACAGTGAAGCATCAAAACTAACACAGCAATCTGCTTCTTTAGCTGAAGTCAAACTTTTTTCCTGTTTAGCAGCAGTCCCATACGGATAACACCAAATGTGAGCAGGGAGGTGAAATCTGATCACAAGTGCTTacttgtgaaacatttgacacGCTTCCTGACAACAAGTGTGAACTGCAGTCCATCTCAACTGCTTTATGACATCACCAGAGGAAAAGACATTGTTCGAACTCTAAAAACAACCTATGAGTTAAGGGACAAGTGACCTCTAGCACTAACTGCCCTCCCCAGAAGTTAAATGTGTTAACTGAATGTTGTGTGCTGTTGTTATCCTGCTTCTAAAGTGAGGAAGATGGGGATGGATGTTTGGACCTACAAAGATTGTGACTTTGACACCTACTGTGGTCATAGTGTGTCTCCTTCCAAGAGTTAATGGTGGTTTCTCTTAACTATTACTGCAATCTTTCCTTAACATTAaccaggctggtctcatccagcattcgtatcTATTCATACGAAAAAGAATGCACCCttatttgtagatatcccacgGAAATAATACGTTGCCTTAACCTAGCCAGACCTTAACTACACAGGTAACAGTGTAGTGAACatgttactttttaatgaaCAGATAA
This genomic window from Anoplopoma fimbria isolate UVic2021 breed Golden Eagle Sablefish chromosome 11, Afim_UVic_2022, whole genome shotgun sequence contains:
- the LOC129098084 gene encoding neurexophilin-1; translation: MMRPNRGFILLLLNGTACLVALGQEDDSSSPKSSSDASSKTVGLLSEQAPLSPLSRWMLHSKSRAANTTSLELPYRSPVPFSKQEFSKQEFWEMLGSDLLKPDASSSRVKRRPIVKTGKFKKMFGWGDFYSNIKTVRLNLLITGKIVDHGNGTFSVYFRHNSTGQGNISVSLVPPVKAVEFDLERQSVVYPKDSKIFNCRVDYEKVDRSKRTSLCNYDPSKTCFQEQIQSHVSWICSKPFKVICIYISFYSTDYRLVQKVCPDYNYHNEMPYLPSG